A stretch of Myxococcus hansupus DNA encodes these proteins:
- a CDS encoding endonuclease/exonuclease/phosphatase family protein, with product MSLAFRPTRWRITRTQAAVLLGAFLSLSGCDGRWTPPVPGPDDCVGTGCGTPEPPDSALEGSVRIAAYNVQRFFDTVCDSGACGGSNYEALPTPSEFGLKADRLAAAVSRLNADVVLLAEVETQASLDALTSRLPRFGYSELGETGAPASVDVAVISVHPITRVRGHRHRTLWRPDGTETRFARELLEVHLDVDGKQVIVFSAHFRSKSSDDPGRRFAEAAAARDIIAGVAQATPNALVVLGGDLNDVPGSEPIQALERDGALLRVASDRPDDETWTYSFYGERQAIDHLYLARGGGTYVPGSFRAMRDPRGGFGGSDHAAVYADFMPAP from the coding sequence ATGTCACTCGCCTTCCGTCCCACCCGCTGGCGCATCACGCGAACCCAGGCCGCCGTCCTGCTGGGTGCCTTCCTGTCGCTGTCCGGATGCGACGGGCGCTGGACGCCACCAGTCCCCGGGCCGGACGACTGCGTGGGCACGGGCTGTGGCACCCCCGAGCCGCCCGACTCGGCGCTCGAGGGCAGCGTCCGAATCGCCGCGTACAACGTGCAGCGCTTCTTCGACACGGTGTGCGACTCCGGCGCGTGCGGCGGGAGCAACTACGAGGCCCTGCCGACGCCCTCCGAGTTCGGATTGAAGGCGGACCGGCTCGCCGCCGCCGTCTCACGACTGAACGCGGACGTGGTGCTGCTCGCCGAGGTGGAGACGCAGGCATCACTGGACGCGCTGACGTCCCGCCTCCCCCGCTTCGGCTACTCGGAGCTGGGCGAGACGGGCGCGCCGGCGTCGGTGGACGTGGCCGTCATCTCCGTCCATCCCATCACCCGCGTCCGAGGCCACCGCCACCGCACGCTGTGGCGGCCGGATGGCACGGAGACGCGCTTCGCGCGGGAGCTGCTGGAGGTCCACCTGGACGTGGACGGCAAGCAGGTCATCGTCTTCTCCGCGCACTTCCGCTCCAAGTCGAGCGACGACCCGGGGCGACGCTTCGCGGAGGCCGCCGCCGCACGCGACATCATCGCGGGCGTCGCCCAGGCAACGCCGAACGCGCTGGTGGTGCTGGGCGGCGACCTCAACGACGTGCCGGGCTCGGAGCCCATCCAAGCACTGGAGCGCGACGGCGCACTGCTGCGCGTCGCCAGCGACCGGCCAGATGACGAGACGTGGACGTATTCGTTCTACGGCGAGCGCCAGGCCATCGACCACCTGTACCTGGCGCGCGGAGGCGGAACGTATGTGCCCGGCTCGTTCCGGGCCATGCGCGATCCGCGTGGCGGCTTTGGCGGCTCCGACCACGCCGCCGTCTACGCGGACTTCATGCCCGCGCCGTGA